The Ensifer adhaerens genome contains a region encoding:
- the murG gene encoding undecaprenyldiphospho-muramoylpentapeptide beta-N-acetylglucosaminyltransferase: MTKGIILLAAGGTGGHLFPAEALAHELKAMGYSVHLVTDSRAERYAGKFPADEVHVVPSATIGSKNPVSVVKSLWTLWSGMRAARKLIARLKPKAVVGFGGYPTVPPLLAATGMGVPSIIHEQNAVMGRANKALASRVKAIAGGFLPEGTGAFAAKTVTTGNPVRPAVLAAANTPYVSAVGDAPFHLVVFGGSQGAQYFSKAVPQAICRLDDEVRQRFKVTQQARPEDRDGVIATYEKLGVPAEVSPFFTDMAERIAGAQLVICRSGASTVSELAVIGRPAILVPYPYALDHDQAANAAALAAKGGARVIAQAELTADRLAGILNDAIAKPQSLAEMAANARETGKPDAASLLASLVEAIASGLTVEKFRETRS, encoded by the coding sequence ATGACTAAAGGCATCATCCTGCTTGCCGCCGGCGGTACCGGCGGCCATCTCTTTCCGGCAGAAGCGCTGGCCCACGAGCTGAAGGCCATGGGCTATTCGGTGCATCTGGTCACCGATAGCCGCGCCGAACGTTATGCCGGCAAGTTCCCGGCCGACGAGGTTCATGTCGTGCCTTCGGCGACAATCGGCTCGAAGAACCCGGTCAGCGTCGTCAAATCGCTCTGGACGCTGTGGAGCGGCATGCGCGCGGCGAGAAAGCTGATTGCCCGGCTGAAGCCCAAGGCCGTCGTCGGCTTCGGTGGCTACCCGACCGTGCCGCCGCTCTTGGCGGCAACCGGCATGGGTGTGCCGTCGATCATCCACGAGCAGAACGCCGTCATGGGCCGCGCCAACAAGGCGCTGGCCTCGCGCGTCAAGGCGATCGCCGGTGGCTTTCTTCCGGAGGGCACGGGCGCCTTTGCCGCGAAAACCGTGACGACGGGCAACCCCGTTCGCCCGGCGGTGCTAGCCGCCGCCAACACGCCCTATGTGTCGGCTGTCGGCGACGCGCCATTCCATCTCGTCGTCTTCGGCGGCAGCCAGGGCGCACAGTATTTTTCCAAGGCAGTACCGCAGGCGATCTGCCGTCTGGACGACGAGGTTCGCCAGCGATTCAAGGTCACGCAGCAGGCCCGGCCGGAAGACAGGGACGGCGTGATCGCCACCTATGAGAAGCTCGGTGTGCCCGCCGAGGTCTCGCCGTTCTTCACCGATATGGCCGAGCGCATCGCCGGCGCTCAGCTCGTCATTTGCCGCTCCGGCGCCTCGACGGTATCGGAGCTTGCGGTCATCGGCCGGCCGGCGATCCTCGTGCCCTATCCCTATGCGCTCGATCACGACCAGGCGGCCAATGCAGCCGCCCTTGCCGCCAAGGGTGGCGCACGCGTGATCGCGCAGGCCGAACTCACCGCCGACCGTCTCGCCGGCATCCTCAATGATGCGATCGCCAAGCCGCAATCGCTCGCGGAGATGGCGGCAAATGCCCGGGAAACCGGCAAGCCGGACGCAGCAAGCTTGCTTGCATCCCTCGTAGAGGCTATTGCCAGCGGTTTGACAGTCGAGAAATTCAGGGAAA